The Deinococcus sp. KNUC1210 nucleotide sequence ACACCCTCACCCCCACCGACGTTTCCAGCAAATTCGTGCTGGCCGCCCGCGAGCGCAGCCACAAGCTGCTGTACATGCGCCCGTTCCGCACCATCGAAGACACCGACACCTTCCTGACCGACGTGAAGAGTGGGCTGGGCCGATGGGGCATCAGCGTGGGGCTGCCCAAACCCGCCGCCTACGAGCCGAGCACCCTGCTGCGCTGGCTGTGCGTACTGGGACCGCTGGCAGCGCTGCTGCTGGTGGGCGTGAGCTACCCGCTGGTGCGCGTGGGGCTGGGCGTGGCGGTGCTGGCCCTGCTGGGCGCACTCGGCATGAACGGCTTCGCACCGCTGCCCGGCTTCGCGCTGATCGCGGCCATCACCTTTCCGGCGCTGGGGCTGGTGCTGCGTCGCCACAAACCCACCGACTGGTTCGTGGCGACGGGCCTGAGTCTGGCGGGTGTGCTGTTCGTTTCGGCGCTGGGAGCCACCCGCGACAGCATGCTGGGCCTTGATCCCTTCAAGGGCGTGGGCCTGACGCTGGCGGCCCCGATTCTGCTGGTGGCGCTCAGCTTCCTGCCGCGCCAGGATATCCGGCGCACGCTGTACATGCTGTTTGCCCGCCCGATTCGCCTCGGTGACGTCCTGATCGTGATGGTGGCGCTGCTCGCCGTGGCCCTGGTGTTTCTGCGGCGTGGGAATTCCACCGGGCTGGGTGTGTCGGATGCCGAGGCTCAGCTGCGCCAGACGGTGCAGGACAACCTGATCCGTCCCCGCTTCAAGGAAGTCGCCGGACATCCGCTGCTGCTGCTGGGGCTGTCGGGTGTGGTGCCGGGCTACGTGACCCCGCTGCTGCTGCTGGGCGGCGTGATCGGTCAGGGCAGCATCCTGAACACCTTCACGCACTTTCACACGCCGCTGCTCATCAGCTTCACGCGGGCGGTGTACGGCCTGGGCCTGGGCCTGATTCTGGGCTACATCCTGATCTATATCGTCAAGTGGGTCATTCAGCTCTGGAACGGGCGCGGCGAGTGGCTGCCCCAAGAAGCCGCATGAACGTCACGGTCAGCGGCTACTACGGCTTTCACAACACCGGAGACGAGGCCATCGCCCTCTCTATTTCGCGTGAACTGAAGGCCAGAGGGCATGCGCCGCTGCTGCTGAGCCGCGAACCGGCACAGACCGCCGCCGCCTACGGGTGCGCCAGTGCGGCCCGCATGAGCCTGCCGGGGCTGCTGCGCTCTCTGCTGGGCGCTCAGATGGTGTGGTCGGGCGGCGGCGGTCTGCTTCAGGACAAGACCAGTAGCCGCAACCTGACGTACTACCTGACGCTGATTCGCGCCGCGCTGCTGCTGGGGCGGCGGGTGGTGGTGTTCAACCAGTCCATCGGGCCACTGAGTCTGGAAGGAGGCGCACGGGTGGCGCGGGTGCTGAGCGACCGCCGCATTCAGGTCATCGTGCGTGACCGCGCCTCGCTGGAGACGCTGCGCCGCCTGGGGGTGCAGGCCACGCTGGGCGGCGATCCGGCACTGTTGCTCGCGCCATCGGCGGGCCTGACGCCGCGCCCGGAAACGGTGGTGCTGGCTCCACGCGGCGACGTGCAGGACGCCAACGCAGGTCTGCGGACACTGGCCCATCACCTCCGGGAACGGGGCCGACACGTGGTCGCGCTCAGCTTTCATCCGGGCGTGGACGACGCCGCCGCGCATGCCCTGGGAGCCGACGAGGTGATCAGCACCTCTGACCCGCAGCGGGCGCTCGACACCATCGCGGCGGCGGGCTACGTGGTGGGTGTGCGGCTGCACGCGGTCATTCTGGCGGCGGCGGCAGGCGTCCCGTTCGCGGGCGTCAGCTACGATCCCAAGGTCGCAGGCTTCTGCGACGATGCGGGCGCGGCGAGCGTCGGCACCGATTTCGACCCGGCACAGGTGTGCGGACTGGTGCAGAAGAACACCGCCCCCGACTGGGCACAGGTCGAGGAAATGCGGGCGCGGGCGCGGGAGAGCTTCGATCTAGCGTTGAAGTAGTGGTCCTGAAGTCTGTCGTCAGACTGCCTGCGCCCCGTCTCCCCTTTCCAGCCGCGCAAACAGCCATGTTGCCAGCGCTGCCACCGCCAGCAGACTGACGGCGATGACCAGCAGCCCACTCCGCAGATTGAAGGCGTGGGCCACGTAGCCGATCAGGGGTGGCCCGGCCAGAAAGCCCATGTAACCGAGCGTGGCGACCCGTGCGATGCCCCGCCCGCTCATGGCGCGGCCCGCGACCCCGTACAGCACCGGCACGATGTTGGCGACCCCCAGCCCGGTCAGGGCGTAGCCGAGCGTGGCGACGAAATAGCTGTGACTGAGCACCGCCACCAGCACACCCACGCCGCTGAGCAGCCCACTGGCGACCACCAGGCGGGCGTTCTCCGAAGCGGCTGCGCCAGCGGTCTCCGAAGATGCGGCCCACCGTCATCGAGAGGGTGAGCGCGGTGTAGCCCAGGCCCACCAGTCCGCCCGACACCTTCAGCACGTCGCGGTAATACAGGCCGCTCCAGTCGCCGCTGGCCCCCTCGCCCAGCATGCCCAGAAAACACAGCAGACCCATCGGAATCACCAGGGGGCTGAGCGAGCGGCGCGGCGCGGGGGCAGATTCTTCGGCAGTGGGCTGCGGCGGCGCGGCCTGCTGATCGGCGCTGGCGGGAAGCAGGCTGAATCCGGCCAGAACCACGATCACCAGTGCGACCAGCAGCACCCCCAGCGCGTGCCCCAGCGCCGGAACCTGAAGCGCCAGCACCAGGCTGCCCAGCAGCGCTCCGCTCAGGCCGCCCAGCGAAAACCAGGCGTGAAAGCTCGACATCACCGGCTTTTCCAGTCGGCGTTCGACCGCCACGCCCTGCGCGTTCATCGCCACGTCCATCGCGCCGTTCGACAGGCCCATCACCGCCAGACAGACGAACAGCACCGGCAGACTGCCCGCCAGAAACGGCAGGATCAACGACAGGCAGAACAGCACCGCGAACAGCCGCGTGACCGCCGAGCTGCCCCAGCGGGCAATCCAGCCGCCGCTCAGGGGCATGCTCAGGAGGGCGCCCACCGCCATGCCCAGAATCGCGGTGCCGACCTGCGCGTCGGACAGGTGCAGGGCGTCGCGCAGGCTGGGAATTCGCACCACCAGCGTCGCCACCACCAGCCCGTTGAGATAGAACATCACCGATGTCGCGACCCTGGGTGTCAGGACGGCGAGGGCAGATGCAGGGCGGGTCGGGGCGGCAGACGGGGGTTGTGCCTGAGACATACGAACTCCTGAAAGTGGGCCGAGCAGCAGGGGTCAAGAAACTCTGAATCGATTCAGATAGACCTAGATGCTAGCATGCGGCGTATGGCTTCTGCCAGTCCTTCCTCTCCCCTACGCCGCGTGACCCTCAAGGACGTTGCCCGCGCCCTGAAGATCTCGCCTGCCACTGTCAGCAACGCCTATAACCGGCCCGATCAGCTCTCGCCCAGTCTGCGGGCGCGGGTGCTGGAGACAGCCCAGACACTCGGCTACAGCGGCCCCGATCCGCTTGCCAGCAGCCTGCGTCGGGGCCGCAGCGGGGTGGTGGGGCTGCTCTACGACGCCACCCTCAGCTACGCTTTTGCCGATCCTGCCGCGTCGCTGTTTCTGGGGGTGGCGCGGGCAGTCGAGTCGCAGGCACTCAATCTGCTGCTCATTCCAAGCCCACAGGACACCGCTCCGGTCCGGACTGCCAGCGTGGACGGCTTCATCGTGTACTCGGCGTCGGACGGCAGCGAACTACTTCCTGCCGTGATGGGACGCGGTCTGCCGGTGGTGCTGGTCGATCAGACGCCGCTGCCGGGAGCTGCCTATATCGGAATCGACGACGCGGGGGGCGCGAGGGAAGCGGCCCGCCATCTGCTCGATCTGGGCCACACCACCATCGGCATCCTGAGCCTCGAACTCGGCTGGCCTCATCGGCATGGCCCTGTCACGCCCGAACGCGAAACGCAGCTGACCTACCGCACCACGGCAACCCGCCTGCACGCCTACCGCGAGGAAATCGGCACGCGGGCCACCCTGCACGTGATGGAAGCGCACGGAAATACGCCGCAGGAAGGAGCGCTGATGACGCTGGAACTGCTGGAGGCGTACCCCGAGATCACGGCGCTGCTGTGCATGAGCGACGTACTCGCGCAGGGAGTACTGGAAGCGGCGCGTCAGCTGGGGCTTCAGGTGCCGAACGATCTGAGCGTGGTCGGCTACGACGACATTCCCAGTTCGGCGGCGCTGGGACTGAGCAGCGTTCATCAGCCCACCGCGCACAAGGGCGAACTGGCGGGCCGTGCGCTGCTGGACCTGCTGGGCGGCGAACCCACGCCGCAGCACGTGACGCTGCCCACGCATCTGGTGGCCCGCAGCAGCAGCGGAAAGAGGCGTGATTCCGGGCGCTGATCGTCTGGCCCGCAGCAGGTGTGCGAGCTGAGGAAACCGCCTGAACACGCCGTGAGTTTCTGGCACGCAGCTCAGTGCCCAGAGCCCCTATATCCTGAAGGCATGAAGATTCTGGTGACAGGCGGCGCAGGCTACATCGGTTCACATACGGTTCGGGCGCTGCTGGGAGCGGGGCACAGTGTGGTGGTGCTCGACAATCTGAGCAGCGGGCACGCGCAGGCACTTCCGAAGGGCGTGCCGCTGGTGAAGGCCGATCTGCTCGATCAGGCGGCGGTGCAGGAGGCGCTGAGCGTGCATCAGCCCGACGCGGTGGTGCATTTCGCCGCGCTGATCGAGGTGGGCGAGAGCATGTCGCAGCCGGGGCGCTATTACCGGAACAACGTGGTCGGCAGCCTGAACCTGCTGACAGCCATCGCCCAGACGCGCAAGATTCCGATTGTCTTTTCCAGCACGGCGGCGCTGTACGGAGACGCCGAGGTCTCGCCCATTCCCGAGGACGCCCCCAAGCAGCCGACCAGCGTCTACGGCGAAACCAAGCTGATGACCGAGCAGATGATTCAGGCCTTCGAGCGGGCACACGGCATCCGCAGCATCCGGTTGCGGTATTTCAACGTGTGCGGCGCGGTGCCCGATGGCAGCATCGGCGAAGACCACGTGAACAAGACGCACCTGATCGAACTGGCGCTGCTGACCGCCCTGGGCCAGCGCGAGAAGATGATGATCTACGGCGACGATTACCCCACCCGCGACGGCACCTGCATCCGCGATTACATCCACGTCCTTGATCTGGCGCAGGCGCATGTGCTGGCGGTCGAGGCGCTCGCGCAGGGTGCAGGCAGCAGCGCCTACAACGTGGGGCTGGGCCACGGATTCACGGTGCGCGAGGTACTGGACGCCGTGGACGCGGTGATTACCGAAGGCGGCTATGCTCCCCTGACCCGTGAACTCGCGCCGCGCCGTGCGGGCGATCCGCCCAGCCTGGTGGCCGATTCCAGCAGCATCCAGCAGGAACTCGGCTGGAAACCGGAGTACGTGGACCTTCAGGGCATCATTCAGACCGCGTGGGAATGGCACCGCACCCACCCGCACGGCTTTCAGGACTAGCCATGAAGATGCCGCTGCCCA carries:
- a CDS encoding DUF5693 family protein, with the translated sequence MTQPPAKPPLSRSPATTPGTHLPPATRHPLTPVLLGIIALALIPALILAFSRVAFEGQQKTVAMIMDYPSVSGQANVNGQTPLDLLNHYRTLGVNGVAVYEDTVSSRVTRGELYLKSGADLASDNPGQGFNTQWTYTRDLKPGTIESLIPRYNVKPVQVKLLGFNWFAWPINPAFLPAGPNLTLINSLKAQGYIVVYRPFDSSAVLNPGADWPDVPFLAFTSGKITGEGNPDLMRQMRERLGKRVPAIIESTTQKGLEQLIAGGSAVRLFSISSNWQNTLTPTDVSSKFVLAARERSHKLLYMRPFRTIEDTDTFLTDVKSGLGRWGISVGLPKPAAYEPSTLLRWLCVLGPLAALLLVGVSYPLVRVGLGVAVLALLGALGMNGFAPLPGFALIAAITFPALGLVLRRHKPTDWFVATGLSLAGVLFVSALGATRDSMLGLDPFKGVGLTLAAPILLVALSFLPRQDIRRTLYMLFARPIRLGDVLIVMVALLAVALVFLRRGNSTGLGVSDAEAQLRQTVQDNLIRPRFKEVAGHPLLLLGLSGVVPGYVTPLLLLGGVIGQGSILNTFTHFHTPLLISFTRAVYGLGLGLILGYILIYIVKWVIQLWNGRGEWLPQEAA
- the galE gene encoding UDP-glucose 4-epimerase GalE, with translation MKILVTGGAGYIGSHTVRALLGAGHSVVVLDNLSSGHAQALPKGVPLVKADLLDQAAVQEALSVHQPDAVVHFAALIEVGESMSQPGRYYRNNVVGSLNLLTAIAQTRKIPIVFSSTAALYGDAEVSPIPEDAPKQPTSVYGETKLMTEQMIQAFERAHGIRSIRLRYFNVCGAVPDGSIGEDHVNKTHLIELALLTALGQREKMMIYGDDYPTRDGTCIRDYIHVLDLAQAHVLAVEALAQGAGSSAYNVGLGHGFTVREVLDAVDAVITEGGYAPLTRELAPRRAGDPPSLVADSSSIQQELGWKPEYVDLQGIIQTAWEWHRTHPHGFQD
- the csaB gene encoding polysaccharide pyruvyl transferase CsaB; translation: MNVTVSGYYGFHNTGDEAIALSISRELKARGHAPLLLSREPAQTAAAYGCASAARMSLPGLLRSLLGAQMVWSGGGGLLQDKTSSRNLTYYLTLIRAALLLGRRVVVFNQSIGPLSLEGGARVARVLSDRRIQVIVRDRASLETLRRLGVQATLGGDPALLLAPSAGLTPRPETVVLAPRGDVQDANAGLRTLAHHLRERGRHVVALSFHPGVDDAAAHALGADEVISTSDPQRALDTIAAAGYVVGVRLHAVILAAAAGVPFAGVSYDPKVAGFCDDAGAASVGTDFDPAQVCGLVQKNTAPDWAQVEEMRARARESFDLALK
- a CDS encoding LacI family DNA-binding transcriptional regulator produces the protein MASASPSSPLRRVTLKDVARALKISPATVSNAYNRPDQLSPSLRARVLETAQTLGYSGPDPLASSLRRGRSGVVGLLYDATLSYAFADPAASLFLGVARAVESQALNLLLIPSPQDTAPVRTASVDGFIVYSASDGSELLPAVMGRGLPVVLVDQTPLPGAAYIGIDDAGGAREAARHLLDLGHTTIGILSLELGWPHRHGPVTPERETQLTYRTTATRLHAYREEIGTRATLHVMEAHGNTPQEGALMTLELLEAYPEITALLCMSDVLAQGVLEAARQLGLQVPNDLSVVGYDDIPSSAALGLSSVHQPTAHKGELAGRALLDLLGGEPTPQHVTLPTHLVARSSSGKRRDSGR